The Quadrisphaera setariae nucleotide sequence CTCGCGCCCTCAAGCGCCTCCCGCTGCCCAGCGTCTGAGCGCGTCGATGGCCTCGCGCAACGCCATGCCGCGTTCGGTCAGCGCGTAGGCCCGGGTGTTGTGGTGCAGTGGCAGCCGGACCACGACGCCGGCTTCTTCGAGCTCCCGCAGACGCGTCGCGAGCATGTTGGTGCCTGCCCCCAGGGCGCGCTGCAGATCGCCGTACCGCTGCGGCCCGTCGAGCAGCTGTTCCACGACGAGCAGCGCCCACCGGGGGCCGAGGACCTCCAGGGCTGAGGCGAGGTCGCTCACGCGGTGGCGTCGGTGTCCGGCTTCATC carries:
- a CDS encoding winged helix-turn-helix transcriptional regulator: MSDLASALEVLGPRWALLVVEQLLDGPQRYGDLQRALGAGTNMLATRLRELEEAGVVVRLPLHHNTRAYALTERGMALREAIDALRRWAAGGA